A single region of the Candidatus Marinarcus aquaticus genome encodes:
- a CDS encoding alpha/beta fold hydrolase, which yields MKEKVYVLPGLMCDERLFVSLTPYIQNQFEIIFVAIPLAQTVKEMIEKLEKIFPLKPINLLGFSLGGYVASYFAVKHPQRIKRVFIMASSVCSMPQTEIQKRQEVIRFVEKNGLQKLSQKQILKLLDPINHQNDELKALIQNMYVDLGEKVFKQQIQSTLYREDLSEQLNALSIVLWFFYAQNDQMIDHSWFDLIKENERHKIFTHQSHSHMLPLEEPQKVVELIDLWLQSED from the coding sequence ATGAAAGAAAAAGTATATGTACTGCCTGGCTTGATGTGTGATGAACGTTTATTTGTATCCTTAACACCTTATATTCAAAACCAATTTGAAATCATCTTTGTTGCAATTCCCTTGGCTCAAACGGTAAAAGAGATGATTGAAAAACTTGAGAAAATTTTCCCTTTAAAACCCATTAATCTTCTGGGATTTTCTTTAGGTGGTTATGTGGCTTCGTATTTTGCTGTAAAACATCCCCAGCGAATAAAAAGAGTATTTATAATGGCCTCTTCGGTGTGCAGTATGCCTCAAACAGAGATACAAAAGCGTCAAGAGGTGATTCGCTTTGTTGAAAAAAATGGCTTACAAAAGCTAAGTCAAAAGCAGATTTTGAAACTTTTAGATCCTATTAACCATCAAAATGATGAACTTAAAGCGTTGATACAAAACATGTATGTTGATTTGGGAGAAAAGGTCTTTAAACAGCAAATACAAAGCACCCTTTATCGAGAAGATTTAAGTGAACAACTCAATGCACTCTCAATCGTGTTGTGGTTTTTTTATGCCCAAAATGATCAAATGATTGATCACAGTTGGTTTGATTTGATTAAAGAAAATGAAAGACATAAAATATTTACACATCAAAGCCACAGCCATATGTTGCCTCTTGAAGAGCCTCAAAAAGTGGTCGAACTTATTGATTTATGGTTACAAAGTGAAGATTAA
- a CDS encoding substrate-binding domain-containing protein, which produces MKQFKQAVWMIVVMFVCACAQENTNKQIAYIASDRSIPFWQIMGKGVVSKALEYGYEIELLDSKNLAKVELEHTIKAIQNRVDAIIISPTNSSRCVTVLKLAQAANIPVVVLDIGTDAGEYLSFISADNKKGAYDIGKVLANKMKQKGIETGEVGIIAIPQKRLNGQLRTTGFMQAMQEEGIKTADIKQQVNFSLEETYMFANELIIKYDDLKAIWLQGSDKYQGALNAIKDANKEGEILLITFDAEPEFLELIPKEVLVGAAMQQPFLMGQEAVVVLHEHFNGNAVARNIQLPILAISQENIHEKLFIIKRNVLGLEGE; this is translated from the coding sequence ATGAAGCAGTTTAAACAAGCAGTATGGATGATAGTGGTTATGTTTGTTTGTGCATGTGCACAAGAAAATACAAACAAACAGATTGCATATATTGCTTCAGATAGATCGATTCCATTTTGGCAAATCATGGGCAAGGGAGTTGTTTCTAAAGCCTTAGAATATGGTTATGAAATTGAACTTCTGGACTCTAAAAATTTGGCAAAAGTGGAGTTAGAACATACCATTAAAGCCATACAGAACAGAGTGGATGCCATTATTATCTCTCCTACCAACTCTTCACGATGTGTTACTGTTTTAAAGCTTGCACAAGCAGCCAATATCCCTGTGGTGGTTTTAGATATTGGAACAGATGCAGGAGAGTATCTCTCTTTTATCTCTGCGGATAATAAAAAAGGAGCCTATGATATTGGTAAAGTATTGGCAAATAAGATGAAACAAAAAGGCATTGAAACAGGAGAGGTGGGCATTATTGCTATTCCGCAAAAGCGTCTTAATGGACAACTCAGGACCACAGGTTTTATGCAAGCCATGCAAGAAGAGGGGATTAAAACAGCGGACATCAAACAACAAGTGAACTTCTCATTAGAAGAGACCTATATGTTCGCCAATGAGCTTATAATCAAATACGATGATCTCAAAGCGATTTGGCTGCAAGGTTCTGACAAATATCAAGGCGCACTCAATGCCATTAAAGATGCCAATAAAGAAGGCGAAATATTGCTCATTACTTTTGATGCTGAGCCTGAATTTTTGGAGCTTATTCCCAAAGAGGTGCTTGTAGGAGCAGCAATGCAACAACCTTTTTTAATGGGTCAAGAAGCAGTTGTTGTTTTACATGAACACTTTAATGGTAATGCCGTGGCACGAAACATTCAACTGCCTATTTTAGCAATCTCTCAAGAGAACATACACGAAAAACTCTTCATCATTAAACGAAACGTATTGGGATTAGAAGGAGAATAG
- a CDS encoding PAS domain S-box protein, which yields MQRKGKQSIYLTLSLIIILTVTITMSIHASYSYFTTKKNLIEQMKVDSDNTVQALQKNIKKLIESYSVHEYENVIRHELARRNIYAIVIEDFNMGKIMGQEEYVTGYIKQNNNITLLYDAKSKEHQTLLQQSYWVKKHLIFDNNKKELGKLYVYVSDTNMQEVLHNIIQQTLINTVAISFFLVLALFVSIRAFIFMPMGEIIQRLQEQDKDGIPLKKIKSSSFLEVDWLVDAINNMIDTIRQSQRSMSELNERLELAWEGVNDGIWDWQIQKDEAYFSQRWKSMLGYEDDEIDTKPASFFNLVHEKDKKRVEAVLEAHFKDPTHNPYYLEARLLCKDGSYKWVLLRGKANFDKKGRPVRMVGSHTDIDQTKKITELINKAEVKFHTLFQESLDAIVLLDLQTQTFIEFNHKTLLQYGYTEEEFRKLSPQDLSFEFINSEELKAKQQEIVRKGWDHFLTKHKTKDGKILDVAVKSKCIYLDKKEVLYITLHDITKEKENELKLARSLELQTRIFDHVGYILIRTDEHGVIQQINKEAEKVLGYSADELVGKYTPEILHLENEVIARSTDFSKVLNQPIKEGFETFVIKSTLDLENEHEWTYVTKKGVKIPVILKVSALKDKAGHIYGYLGIAQDLTQRKLMESQSKLASMGEMIGNIAHQWRQPLSVISTIASGVKVKSEFGQFSIEEMIPDMDNIVAQTQYLSKTIDDFRDFIKNSNKKEPFSIVNSIEKTLNILHSSMVNNNIEIVLDLEDDIKIDGFKNQLIQALINIINNAKDAIKENVKKDQDRLIFIATHQKENALELSIKDSGGGIKEAIIGKIFEPYFTTKHQSVGTGIGLSMAHQILTQHHNARITVHNENFNYKDKNYTGACFQIYFFNSKA from the coding sequence ATGCAAAGAAAAGGAAAACAATCCATATATTTGACACTCAGTCTTATTATCATACTTACTGTAACCATCACGATGAGTATACATGCTTCTTATTCTTACTTTACCACCAAAAAAAACCTTATAGAACAGATGAAAGTGGATTCGGATAATACGGTACAAGCTCTTCAAAAAAACATTAAAAAACTCATTGAGTCTTATTCTGTTCATGAATATGAGAATGTGATACGCCATGAGTTGGCTCGTCGAAATATATACGCGATTGTGATTGAAGATTTTAACATGGGTAAAATTATGGGACAAGAGGAGTATGTGACGGGTTATATTAAACAAAATAATAATATCACGTTATTGTATGATGCTAAAAGTAAAGAGCATCAAACATTGTTACAACAAAGTTATTGGGTTAAGAAACATCTTATTTTTGATAACAATAAAAAAGAGTTGGGAAAACTCTATGTCTATGTCTCTGATACAAACATGCAAGAAGTGTTGCATAACATCATTCAACAAACGTTGATTAATACCGTGGCCATCTCATTCTTTTTAGTCTTGGCCCTGTTTGTAAGCATTCGTGCTTTTATTTTTATGCCCATGGGAGAGATTATTCAACGATTGCAAGAGCAAGATAAAGATGGTATTCCTTTGAAAAAAATCAAAAGCAGCTCTTTTCTAGAAGTGGATTGGTTGGTGGATGCAATTAATAACATGATTGATACTATTCGACAATCACAGCGTTCAATGAGTGAACTGAATGAACGTTTAGAGTTGGCTTGGGAAGGGGTTAATGATGGTATTTGGGATTGGCAAATACAAAAAGATGAAGCCTATTTTTCTCAACGATGGAAAAGCATGTTGGGGTATGAAGATGATGAAATAGACACAAAACCTGCCAGCTTTTTTAACTTAGTTCATGAAAAAGATAAAAAAAGAGTAGAAGCAGTGCTGGAAGCGCACTTTAAAGATCCTACGCATAACCCGTATTATTTAGAAGCCAGATTGTTGTGTAAAGATGGAAGTTATAAGTGGGTTTTACTTCGAGGAAAAGCCAATTTTGACAAAAAAGGCCGACCTGTTCGTATGGTTGGGTCTCATACGGATATTGATCAAACGAAGAAAATCACTGAATTGATTAATAAAGCTGAAGTAAAGTTTCATACTCTTTTTCAAGAGTCGTTGGATGCGATTGTATTGTTGGATTTACAAACACAAACATTCATTGAATTTAACCATAAAACACTTTTACAATACGGTTACACAGAAGAGGAGTTTAGAAAACTTTCACCACAAGATTTAAGTTTTGAGTTTATCAATTCTGAAGAGTTGAAAGCCAAACAACAAGAGATTGTACGCAAAGGGTGGGATCATTTTTTAACCAAACATAAAACCAAAGATGGGAAAATACTTGATGTGGCAGTCAAAAGTAAATGCATCTATTTGGACAAGAAGGAGGTGCTTTATATCACCTTGCATGATATCACAAAAGAAAAAGAGAATGAACTCAAACTGGCACGTTCTTTGGAGCTACAAACACGTATTTTTGACCATGTGGGCTATATCTTAATTCGTACGGATGAACATGGTGTGATTCAACAAATCAATAAAGAGGCTGAAAAAGTCTTGGGATACAGTGCAGATGAATTAGTAGGGAAGTATACTCCTGAAATTTTACACTTAGAGAATGAAGTGATTGCTCGAAGTACAGACTTTTCAAAAGTGCTTAATCAACCTATTAAAGAAGGGTTTGAGACCTTTGTGATTAAGAGTACTTTGGATTTGGAGAATGAACATGAGTGGACGTATGTGACGAAAAAAGGGGTAAAAATCCCCGTGATTTTAAAAGTATCTGCACTCAAAGATAAAGCAGGACATATCTATGGTTATTTAGGTATTGCACAAGATTTAACGCAACGAAAACTCATGGAGTCTCAATCTAAATTGGCATCCATGGGAGAGATGATTGGCAACATTGCACACCAATGGCGACAACCACTGAGTGTGATTTCTACCATTGCAAGTGGGGTGAAAGTCAAAAGTGAATTTGGTCAGTTCAGTATAGAAGAGATGATACCCGATATGGATAATATTGTTGCTCAAACCCAATATCTCTCAAAAACCATTGATGATTTTCGTGATTTTATTAAAAACAGTAATAAAAAAGAGCCCTTTTCAATTGTAAACAGCATTGAGAAAACACTTAATATCTTACACTCTTCAATGGTCAATAACAACATTGAGATTGTGTTGGATTTGGAAGATGATATTAAAATTGATGGTTTTAAAAACCAATTGATACAAGCGTTGATTAATATTATTAATAATGCCAAAGATGCCATCAAAGAGAACGTAAAAAAAGATCAAGATCGATTGATTTTTATTGCTACGCATCAAAAAGAAAATGCTTTAGAATTGAGTATTAAAGACAGTGGAGGCGGTATTAAAGAAGCCATTATAGGAAAAATATTTGAACCTTATTTTACTACTAAACATCAAAGTGTGGGTACGGGAATTGGGCTTTCTATGGCACATCAAATCTTAACACAACATCACAATGCACGTATTACAGTGCACAATGAAAACTTTAATTATAAAGATAAAAACTATACTGGAGCGTGTTTTCAGATCTATTTTTTTAATTCCAAAGCTTAA
- a CDS encoding DUF2721 domain-containing protein, with protein sequence MLNFENTQIVTSVSHFIQLSVAPVFLLAAVAGLLNVFTGRLSRIIDKIERLDKFENENKQGFEPIKERREFLTMRMTNTNWAILCCTLTGLLIAVVIVTMFLSALFGFKSSLFISSLFISAMVALIIALILFLKEIFFTTTFIKSKQSYIP encoded by the coding sequence ATGTTAAACTTTGAAAATACTCAAATTGTTACTTCTGTTTCACACTTTATCCAACTCTCTGTAGCGCCTGTATTTTTACTTGCAGCCGTTGCTGGATTACTCAATGTTTTTACAGGAAGACTTTCACGTATTATTGATAAAATTGAACGTTTGGATAAGTTTGAAAATGAGAATAAACAAGGATTTGAACCCATCAAAGAACGAAGAGAGTTCTTAACCATGAGAATGACCAATACCAACTGGGCCATTCTTTGTTGCACTCTTACAGGGCTTTTAATTGCCGTGGTCATTGTAACGATGTTTTTAAGTGCACTGTTTGGTTTTAAAAGTTCACTCTTTATCTCAAGCTTGTTTATTTCTGCAATGGTTGCTTTAATCATTGCTTTGATTCTTTTTTTAAAAGAGATTTTCTTTACTACAACGTTTATCAAATCAAAACAGAGTTATATTCCTTAA
- a CDS encoding DMT family transporter: MNNIKTPQLIHYFGLLLLAAIWGSAFIAVEMALTTYDPFIIAFFRIFFATLFLLAVMRVKQLHFPRDSKSWTILICVGILNNALPFFLISWGQQYISASTAAIMLAVGPFIALILSHYITHDEKFTLLKLIGVILGFLGVFILLGHDFLNQRHDSLKGELAMLGATLGYIGSGLLLRRVSYLPTVVCSSSMFLTATLSMLPFLFLYDINSHTILNFSLISVVYLAIFPTALASLIRVQLVQNVGVQFMSQVSYLIPIFAIFWSWVFFKKLPSTSAWLALVLILSGLFIRKLEKK; encoded by the coding sequence ATGAATAACATCAAAACACCCCAACTCATACACTATTTTGGACTGCTGCTTTTAGCAGCAATATGGGGAAGTGCCTTTATCGCTGTTGAGATGGCACTGACAACCTATGATCCTTTTATCATTGCTTTTTTTAGAATTTTTTTCGCGACACTCTTTTTATTGGCTGTGATGAGAGTCAAACAACTTCACTTTCCACGTGATTCAAAGAGTTGGACCATTCTTATTTGTGTGGGCATTTTAAACAATGCCTTGCCTTTTTTTCTTATCTCCTGGGGACAACAATACATCTCGGCAAGTACGGCTGCTATTATGTTAGCCGTAGGGCCGTTTATTGCACTTATACTTTCACACTACATTACCCATGATGAAAAGTTTACTCTGCTTAAACTCATTGGTGTTATTCTTGGTTTTTTAGGTGTGTTCATACTGTTAGGGCATGATTTTCTCAATCAACGCCACGACAGTTTAAAAGGTGAACTTGCTATGTTGGGAGCCACGTTAGGTTATATTGGATCAGGATTATTACTGAGAAGAGTCTCTTATTTACCAACAGTGGTTTGTTCCAGTTCCATGTTTTTAACAGCCACACTTTCCATGTTGCCTTTTTTATTTTTATATGATATAAATAGTCATACCATTTTGAACTTCTCCCTTATCAGTGTGGTCTATTTAGCTATTTTTCCTACAGCATTGGCTTCACTCATACGTGTGCAACTTGTTCAAAATGTCGGTGTACAATTTATGTCGCAAGTCTCTTATTTAATACCCATATTTGCTATTTTTTGGTCATGGGTATTTTTTAAAAAACTGCCATCAACCTCTGCTTGGTTGGCATTGGTACTGATTCTTTCGGGTCTGTTTATACGAAAATTGGAGAAAAAATGA
- a CDS encoding RidA family protein, with amino-acid sequence MIDRKIVGTRMSKIVEHNGVIYFAGIVPTDKSGDVQEQTNEVLKIAHELFEQASTNKESLLRAEIYLKDIDRDFKAFNEIWDYWVSKQNPPARACVQAGMSTPDTLVEIVFTAVKI; translated from the coding sequence ATGATTGATCGAAAAATAGTCGGTACTCGCATGAGTAAAATTGTTGAACACAATGGTGTGATTTATTTTGCTGGAATTGTTCCTACAGATAAATCAGGGGATGTTCAAGAACAGACCAACGAAGTTTTGAAAATTGCACATGAACTGTTTGAACAAGCCTCAACCAATAAAGAGTCATTGTTACGTGCTGAAATCTATTTAAAAGATATTGACAGAGATTTTAAAGCATTTAATGAGATTTGGGATTATTGGGTTTCAAAACAGAACCCTCCTGCTCGTGCGTGTGTACAAGCAGGAATGTCAACTCCTGATACGTTGGTTGAAATTGTATTTACAGCCGTAAAAATATAA
- the rraA gene encoding ribonuclease E activity regulator RraA, whose amino-acid sequence MEFETADLCDDNQNKKIQVLSSEFKNYGGLKKCAGEIVTVKLDKSNWRLLEMLRDEDGQGRVVVVDNAQYFYGVVGDKLMAFAKNNNWKAIILNGYVRDVAHTKDIEVGLYAIGTCPLRNFEKTNSSRGDQLSFGGVTFNQGDYLYADEDGVIVCNEPLIS is encoded by the coding sequence ATGGAATTTGAAACTGCAGATTTATGCGATGATAACCAAAATAAAAAAATACAAGTACTTTCAAGCGAATTTAAAAACTACGGTGGACTTAAAAAGTGTGCCGGAGAGATTGTAACAGTAAAACTTGATAAAAGCAACTGGAGACTTTTAGAGATGCTTCGTGATGAAGATGGACAAGGACGCGTGGTTGTGGTAGACAATGCACAATACTTTTATGGGGTTGTGGGAGATAAACTCATGGCCTTTGCAAAAAACAACAACTGGAAAGCGATTATTCTTAATGGATATGTGCGAGACGTTGCACACACTAAAGATATTGAAGTGGGACTTTATGCCATAGGTACATGCCCATTAAGAAACTTTGAAAAGACCAACTCATCAAGAGGTGACCAACTCAGTTTTGGAGGAGTAACCTTTAACCAAGGTGATTACCTCTATGCCGATGAAGATGGGGTGATTGTGTGCAATGAACCACTGATTTCGTAA
- a CDS encoding hydrogenase-4 component G: MININNSAAAQEINAYKKNASIKADQYDRDVPKKSIKDTVEDSAFNVTLSMNAQIILYTINASDMSKGNSLVQGAISQNNREVLDFLSGNTTQSGMSLSNIGYEGKPITELTTDEANELISEDGFFGVTQTSDRVANFVFSFSGDDIELLQKGREGIVQGFEEAKKLFGGTLPEISYQTQERTLQLIDEKIASLTN; this comes from the coding sequence ATGATTAATATAAACAACAGTGCAGCCGCACAAGAGATAAATGCCTATAAAAAGAATGCTTCCATAAAAGCAGACCAATATGACCGAGATGTTCCGAAAAAAAGTATTAAAGATACCGTTGAAGATTCTGCATTTAATGTGACGTTGTCCATGAATGCACAAATTATTCTGTACACCATCAACGCATCGGATATGTCTAAAGGAAACAGCCTTGTACAAGGTGCCATTTCACAAAACAACCGAGAAGTGCTTGATTTTCTCTCAGGCAATACCACACAAAGTGGTATGAGCTTATCCAATATTGGTTATGAAGGGAAACCCATCACAGAACTAACCACGGATGAAGCGAATGAATTAATCAGTGAGGATGGTTTTTTTGGGGTAACTCAAACATCTGACCGAGTAGCCAACTTCGTCTTCTCATTTTCAGGCGATGATATCGAACTGCTACAAAAAGGTCGTGAAGGGATTGTTCAAGGCTTTGAAGAGGCCAAAAAGCTCTTTGGCGGAACTTTGCCAGAGATTTCTTACCAAACACAAGAACGTACTCTTCAACTCATTGATGAAAAAATAGCCTCACTAACGAATTAA
- a CDS encoding cache domain-containing protein, with protein MIFKNEQHILKLIKYVPSAFIILLSIIIISTLYFQNNVVFQQEKAKLKSQYIEKNKQVIQEQVNSVFEFIKRERRNTEKDLKESLHEALHNAHAVAMAIYNENRHRSEDDVKKLIKEAIRPITFNSGRGYFFIYEKSGKNVLLPYSPHLEGRNLLNHQDAKGSYIIQDVIKKLAHQDELFYEWYWFKPNDKSEQKRKVGYYKNFKPFNWFIGTGEYIEDFEQEIQKRLLEHIQAIRFGKNGYIFVLNYDSTYLSHIRPYFIGKSAAENKDVVDVDNVINDLIEIAKQGSGFYTYIQTKKINNDKPIEKISFVKGLSDWQWMIGTGFYTDDLNIEIENKKALLDKEFKNNIRNITQLCLLVTIILLMLSFYFSKMLQAKFKNYTNEIQLHLEENQNQQTLLSQQSKMAAMGEMIGNIAHQWRQPLSTITTSATGMQIQQELKILTNESILEGLSTINKSAQYLSTTIDDFRNFFKVNKEKNHFNVCTCIEQAISLVWVQFKNKEIHIIQDVECIEIYNFQNELIQVIINLLNNARDELIKKHSSFNKLIFITLKEENNEAVLGIQDNAGGIPEAIIGRIFEPYFTTKHKSQGTGIGLYMCQEIIQKNMEGEIKVSNRTYLYNHQEHQGAYFEIRLPLGNKNS; from the coding sequence ATGATTTTTAAAAATGAACAACACATACTCAAACTGATCAAATATGTACCCTCAGCATTTATTATTCTGCTTTCAATCATTATCATTTCAACTCTTTATTTTCAGAATAATGTCGTTTTTCAACAAGAAAAAGCCAAACTCAAATCTCAATACATTGAAAAAAATAAACAAGTTATTCAAGAGCAAGTCAACTCTGTATTTGAGTTTATAAAACGTGAACGACGCAACACAGAAAAAGATTTAAAAGAGTCATTGCATGAAGCATTACACAACGCTCATGCAGTAGCAATGGCTATTTATAATGAAAACCGACACCGAAGTGAAGATGATGTTAAAAAGCTCATTAAAGAGGCCATACGCCCAATTACTTTTAACAGTGGTAGAGGTTACTTTTTTATCTATGAAAAATCAGGAAAAAATGTCCTTTTACCCTACTCGCCTCATCTTGAAGGAAGAAACCTACTTAATCATCAAGATGCCAAGGGTTCATATATCATTCAAGATGTCATTAAAAAACTTGCACACCAAGATGAACTCTTTTATGAGTGGTATTGGTTTAAACCCAATGATAAAAGCGAACAAAAAAGAAAAGTGGGATACTACAAAAACTTCAAACCTTTTAACTGGTTTATTGGTACGGGTGAATACATAGAAGATTTTGAACAAGAGATTCAAAAACGTCTTTTAGAACACATCCAAGCCATACGTTTTGGTAAAAATGGGTATATTTTTGTATTAAATTATGACAGCACCTATTTAAGTCATATACGACCCTATTTTATTGGAAAGTCTGCTGCAGAAAATAAAGATGTGGTTGATGTTGATAATGTAATCAATGATCTCATTGAAATTGCCAAACAAGGTTCAGGATTTTATACCTATATTCAAACCAAAAAAATCAATAACGATAAACCTATTGAGAAAATCAGTTTTGTCAAAGGATTATCCGATTGGCAATGGATGATCGGTACAGGCTTTTATACCGATGATTTAAATATTGAAATAGAGAATAAAAAAGCGCTTTTAGATAAAGAGTTTAAAAACAATATCCGTAATATCACTCAACTGTGTTTACTCGTTACAATTATTCTTTTAATGCTCTCTTTTTACTTTTCAAAGATGTTACAGGCCAAATTTAAAAACTACACCAATGAGATACAACTGCACTTAGAAGAGAATCAAAATCAACAAACATTGCTTTCTCAACAATCAAAAATGGCTGCTATGGGAGAGATGATAGGAAACATTGCACACCAATGGAGGCAACCTCTTTCAACTATCACCACCTCTGCAACAGGCATGCAAATACAACAAGAGTTAAAAATCTTAACCAATGAAAGTATTTTAGAAGGTCTTAGTACCATTAATAAATCGGCACAATACCTTTCAACCACCATTGATGATTTTAGAAACTTTTTTAAAGTCAATAAAGAGAAGAACCATTTTAATGTTTGCACTTGCATTGAACAAGCCATTTCATTGGTCTGGGTACAATTTAAAAATAAAGAGATACATATCATCCAAGATGTAGAGTGTATAGAAATATATAACTTCCAAAATGAGCTCATACAAGTCATTATCAACCTTTTAAATAATGCACGCGATGAACTGATTAAAAAACACAGCTCTTTTAATAAACTCATTTTCATTACGCTCAAAGAAGAGAATAACGAGGCCGTTTTAGGTATTCAAGACAATGCAGGAGGCATACCTGAAGCGATCATTGGGCGTATTTTTGAGCCCTATTTTACCACCAAACACAAATCACAAGGTACGGGAATTGGGCTTTATATGTGTCAGGAAATCATTCAAAAAAATATGGAAGGCGAAATAAAAGTATCAAATAGAACCTATCTTTATAACCATCAAGAGCACCAAGGTGCTTATTTTGAGATTCGACTTCCACTTGGAAATAAAAACAGTTAA
- a CDS encoding class I SAM-dependent methyltransferase encodes MRRFTTQTLYEITTTLEAQLRHLSVHETFSFEVLNPDLYVGVYSGQSVTINTEVYIYRNYHNWMNLAQALFCSMQTPVKVNETLVCLTFKKLDMNKSFHQQTVDVEQKYGDTSEFSNIHKNEESSFLLAYKHALHLAKVKQRVRILNLGINQGDEFEVILNIVKESSHIELVGIDYCQSAIQKAQTKFFQPNMHFYAHDINTLDELALGHFDLIISVGTLQSTSINFKEVFMSLIQNYLQKNGAIILGFPNCRWSDGAMIYGAKMPNYEFSDMSLLIKDIYFCKKYLQQKKYRTYLNGKEYIFLTGVK; translated from the coding sequence ATGAGAAGATTTACAACGCAAACACTTTATGAGATTACCACCACATTAGAAGCACAGTTGCGCCACTTAAGTGTTCATGAAACATTCAGTTTTGAAGTACTTAACCCAGATTTATATGTGGGAGTCTACAGTGGACAAAGTGTTACAATCAACACTGAAGTCTATATTTACAGAAATTATCACAACTGGATGAATTTGGCACAAGCGCTGTTTTGCAGTATGCAAACTCCTGTAAAAGTGAATGAAACTTTGGTGTGTTTAACATTTAAAAAACTGGATATGAATAAAAGTTTTCATCAGCAAACGGTCGATGTAGAGCAAAAGTATGGAGACACTTCTGAGTTTTCAAACATCCATAAAAATGAAGAGAGCTCTTTTTTATTGGCCTATAAACATGCCTTACATTTAGCTAAAGTCAAACAACGAGTACGAATTTTAAATTTGGGTATCAATCAAGGCGATGAGTTTGAAGTGATTTTAAATATCGTAAAAGAGAGTTCACATATAGAACTTGTAGGTATTGATTATTGCCAAAGTGCCATACAAAAAGCCCAAACAAAATTTTTTCAACCCAATATGCATTTTTATGCACATGACATCAATACTTTAGATGAGCTTGCTTTGGGGCATTTTGATTTGATTATCTCTGTAGGAACTTTGCAAAGCACCAGCATTAATTTTAAAGAGGTCTTTATGTCTTTAATTCAAAACTATCTTCAAAAAAATGGTGCCATAATTTTGGGTTTTCCCAATTGTCGTTGGAGTGATGGTGCAATGATTTATGGAGCAAAAATGCCCAATTATGAATTCAGTGACATGAGTCTGTTGATAAAAGACATCTATTTTTGTAAAAAATATTTGCAACAAAAAAAGTACCGAACCTATTTAAACGGTAAAGAGTATATCTTTTTAACGGGCGTGAAATGA